A genomic stretch from Helianthus annuus cultivar XRQ/B chromosome 1, HanXRQr2.0-SUNRISE, whole genome shotgun sequence includes:
- the LOC110870755 gene encoding monocopper oxidase-like protein SKU5 yields MQMPSRSWWIFLNLFVGVVNFAFAEDPFVYYDWTVSYITASPLGVKQQVIAINGHFPGPILEATTNWNVVVNVKNDLDEPMLLTWNGIQHRKNSWQDGVLGTNCPIPAGWNWTYAFQVKDQIGSFFYFPSTNFQRAAGGYGGIIINNRDVIPVPFGTPDGDITLNIGDWFVKSHKDLRKNVENGDDLGSPDGILFNGLGPYRYDSTIVPDGITYQVINVEPGKTYRFRVHNVGISTTLNFRIQNHNLLLVETEGSYTVQQNYTNMDIHVGQSFSFLVTMDQTGSNDYYIVASPRFLKSTKAAGVAILHYSNSQGPASGPLPDIPNESDPSFSMNQARSIRMNVTAGAARPNPQGSFKYGEITVTDVYLLQNRPPELINGKTRTTLNGISFFTPSTPLKLAQQYKVLGIYKLDFPNRPMNRPLVIDTSVINGTYKGFIEIILQNNDTTVQSYHLDGYAFFVVGMDYGTWTENSRSVYNKWDGVARSTTQVFPGAWTAILVYLDNAGLWNLRTQNLDSWYLGQEVYLSVINPEKTELPLPENTIYCGVLSNLQKDQAQRVRFSGAPPIPIIITTVLIAFIIAFVGASTR; encoded by the exons ATGCAAATGCCATCAAGATCATGGTGGATTTTCTTGAATCTTTTTGTGGGTGTTGTTAATTTTGCTTTTGCAGAAGACCCTTTTGTGTATTATGATTGGACTGTCTCCTACATCACTGCCTCACCGCTTGGTGTTAAACAACAG GTGATTGCAATAAACGGGCACTTTCCGGGCCCGATTCTGGAAGCAACAACAAACTGGAATGTTGTCGTCAACGTAAAAAACGATCTTGACGAGCCTATGCTTCTCACATG GAACGGGATCCAACACAGAAAGAATTCATGGCAAGATGGCGTATTGGGGACAAACTGTCCGATTCCAGCTGGATGGAACTGGACATATGCGTTTCAAGTCAAAGATCAAATCGGCAGTTTCTTTTATTTCCCTTCGACAAACTTCCAACGAGCTGCAGGTGGGTATGGAGGAATTATAATCAATAATCGAGATGTGATTCCGGTACCGTTTGGGACTCCCGATGGAGATATAACACTCAATATTGGGGACTGGTTTGTGAAGAGTCATAAG GACCTTAGAAAGAACGTTGAAAATGGAGATGATCTTGGATCCCCTGATGGAATATTGTTTAACGGGCTTGGCCCGTATCGATATGATAGTACCATTGTTCCCGATGGTATTACATACCAGGTGATAAATGTTGAACCAG GAAAGACATACCGTTTTCGCGTACACAACGTTGGCATCTCTACAACTTTAAACTTCCGAATTCAAAACCATAATTTGCTTCTTGTAGAAACCGAAGGTTCATACACCGTACAACAAAATTACACAAACATGGATATACACGTTGGCCAATCGTTTTCTTTCTTGGTGACCATGGACCAAACCGGCAGCAACGATTATTACATCGTTGCGTCTCCGCGGTTTTTAAAATCGACAAAAGCCGCAGGAGTTGCCATCTTGCATTACTCGAATTCTCAAGGTCCCGCTTCTGGCCCGCTTCCCGATATTCCTAACGAATCCGACCCGTCATTCTCAATGAATCAAGCAAGATCCATAAG AATGAATGTTACCGCTGGTGCTGCGCGTCCGAATCCACAAGGATCTTTCAAATACGGTGAAATTACAGTAACAGATGTATATTTGCTCCAAAATCGACCACCCGAACTTATAAACGGAAAAACGCGTACTACGCTTAACGGCATTTCGTTTTTTACCCCTTCAACACCGTTGAAGCTTGCTCAACAATATAAAGTTTTGGGAATATACAAGCTTGATTTCCCGAATAGACCTATGAACCGGCCCCTGGTAATCGACACATCGGTCATTAACGGTACATACAAAGGATTTATCGAAATTATACTCCAAAACAATGATACTACTGTTCAGAGTTACCATTTGGATGGTTATGCGTTTTTTGTAGTCGG GATGGATTATGGAACATGGACGGAAAATAGTAGAAGTGTTTATAATAAATGGGACGGGGTGGCACGTAGTACTACTCAG GTTTTTCCGGGAGCATGGACTGCTATTCTGGTTTATCTTGATAATGCTGGCTTATGGAACCTTAGAACACAAAACCTAGATTCATGGTACCTTGGTCAAGAAGTTTATTTGAGTGTGATTAACCCTGAAAAAACCGAGCTTCCTTTGCCCGAGAATACCATCTACTGTGGGGTACTTTCAAATTTACAAAA GGACCAGGCTCAAAGAGTTCGTTTTTCCGGGGCACCCCCGATTCCTATAATAATTACAACGGTCCTTATAGCATTCATCATCGCATTTGTTGGAGCTTCCACGAGGTAA